In Psychrobacter sp. P11G3, a single genomic region encodes these proteins:
- the rsmH gene encoding 16S rRNA (cytosine(1402)-N(4))-methyltransferase RsmH yields MDVTHARHEGDITSDELSFVHDAVLLQETVAAVLGVKSLPKQTEGDQNSLNISGIYVDATFGRGGHSRLLLSQLADDAILIVFDKDLTAISVAQELASKDSRVRVVHDSFATLTDSLAAKGITEVDGLMADLGISSPQIDDGSRGFSFMRDGAVDMRMDTSRGQSVAEWLETVDDETLANVLYEFGEERHSRRIARAIKQMESYESTLELAEVIKVAHPNWQRGKHPATQSFQAMRIFINNELGDVDDFLEQSIPILKSGGQLAVISFHSLEDRRIKQFLQRHSKGQYPEDENLPMPPNRPRYFSKPKRVGPSKAETSQNPRARSAWLRMATRTDTAYEQTTGL; encoded by the coding sequence CTGGATGTTACTCACGCCCGTCATGAGGGCGATATCACGTCTGATGAATTGAGTTTTGTCCATGATGCGGTGCTGCTGCAAGAGACTGTCGCAGCAGTACTGGGTGTAAAATCCTTGCCCAAGCAAACAGAAGGCGACCAAAATAGCTTAAATATAAGTGGTATCTACGTTGATGCAACCTTTGGTCGTGGCGGCCATAGCAGGCTACTATTAAGCCAACTTGCTGATGACGCAATACTGATTGTCTTTGACAAAGATCTGACAGCCATTAGCGTGGCGCAAGAGCTGGCAAGCAAAGACAGCCGTGTGCGTGTGGTTCACGATAGTTTTGCGACGTTGACCGACAGTCTGGCTGCTAAGGGCATCACTGAAGTTGATGGATTGATGGCAGATTTGGGCATTTCATCACCGCAGATTGATGATGGTAGTCGCGGCTTTAGCTTTATGCGTGACGGGGCAGTAGACATGCGTATGGACACCAGTCGAGGCCAGTCAGTTGCTGAATGGCTTGAAACAGTCGATGATGAAACGTTGGCCAATGTGCTTTATGAGTTTGGCGAAGAGCGTCATAGTCGCCGTATTGCGCGCGCTATCAAACAGATGGAGAGCTACGAGTCTACGCTTGAATTGGCAGAAGTCATCAAAGTAGCGCATCCCAACTGGCAGCGCGGCAAACATCCAGCGACGCAAAGCTTTCAGGCCATGCGTATTTTTATTAATAATGAGCTGGGCGATGTTGACGACTTTTTAGAGCAAAGTATTCCTATCTTAAAGTCAGGTGGGCAGCTTGCGGTCATTAGCTTTCACTCATTAGAAGATCGCCGTATCAAGCAGTTCTTGCAGCGACATAGCAAAGGGCAATATCCAGAAGACGAAAACCTGCCAATGCCGCCGAATCGCCCGCGCTATTTTAGCAAACCAAAACGTGTCGGCCCAAGCAAAGCTGAGACGAGTCAGAATCCGCGCGCGCGTAGTGCATGGCTGCGTATGGCAACTCGCACCGACACAGCTTATGAGCAGACAACAGGGCTATAG
- a CDS encoding LysE family translocator, whose translation MFGIENYLGFILAAILLNLTPGTDSMYIITRSVSQGQTAGFYSVLGITLGILVHTLLAALGLSVLLANSPTVFMIVKYIGASYLCYLGFKMLTSKNSNSITNNLSKDQDVTSRKAVDGWQIYKQGVLTNTFNPKVALFFLAFFPQFIDASYAYGMLSFLMLGLTFATTGFIWCLSLAMLASKFSKKLRENPKIESMMNKISGVVFMGLGIKLLTEKA comes from the coding sequence ATGTTTGGTATCGAAAATTATCTAGGGTTTATCTTGGCAGCTATTTTGTTAAACCTAACGCCAGGTACGGATAGCATGTACATCATCACCCGTAGTGTTTCACAGGGGCAAACAGCAGGGTTTTATTCTGTTCTTGGCATTACTTTGGGTATTTTGGTACATACGTTATTGGCGGCGCTAGGATTATCAGTACTGCTTGCCAACTCCCCTACCGTTTTTATGATTGTTAAATATATTGGGGCCAGCTATTTGTGTTATTTAGGCTTTAAGATGCTGACGAGCAAAAACTCTAACTCAATAACGAACAATTTATCCAAAGATCAGGACGTGACCAGCCGAAAGGCTGTAGATGGTTGGCAAATATATAAGCAAGGCGTGTTAACCAATACTTTTAATCCAAAAGTCGCTTTATTCTTCTTGGCGTTCTTCCCTCAGTTTATCGACGCTAGTTATGCTTATGGCATGCTGTCATTTTTGATGTTAGGGCTGACTTTTGCCACCACAGGCTTTATATGGTGCTTGAGTTTGGCGATGTTGGCGTCAAAGTTCAGCAAAAAACTAAGAGAGAATCCAAAAATTGAATCCATGATGAATAAAATAAGTGGTGTCGTATTTATGGGGCTAGGAATTAAGCTGTTGACTGAGAAGGCTTGA
- the gltX gene encoding glutamate--tRNA ligase — translation MMQTSTDSTRPVRTRIAPSPTGFPHVGTAYIALFNLAFAKAHGGEFILRIEDTDQTRSTEQSEQMILDALRWVGLDWIEGPDIGGPHAPYRQSERSDIYKKHAEILIEKDHAFRCFCTSEELDAMRAEQMANGETPRYDGRCAHRAPEKTEQLVSEGKPHVIRMRVPTEGTCQVQDMLRGTVEFPWTQVDMQVLLKTDGMPTYHLANVVDDHLMEITHVMRGEEWLNSAPKHQLLYDYFGWEMPTLCHMPLLRNPDKSKLSKRKNPTSITYYRDAGVLPEALLNYLGRMGYSMPNDAEQFTLEEMIASFDIQRVSLGGPIFDIEKLNWLNAEWLRVLSPEELKNKILEWASNSDKLTAIAAAIQPRIELLSDAVNWGGFYFQNLPDINAESFTHKSLTPEQIIEMLQLALWQLEVLPTWSEENIYATLKGLAAHLDIKMRDFMAPFFIAIAGSTSSTPVMNSMAIIGADMTLTRLRHAVDVLGGLGKKKLKKLEKQAAELPDFLAATE, via the coding sequence ATCATGCAAACCTCTACTGACAGCACGCGCCCTGTGCGCACGCGTATCGCTCCATCACCAACTGGCTTCCCACACGTAGGTACTGCCTATATTGCCCTATTTAACTTAGCCTTTGCCAAAGCGCATGGCGGCGAATTCATCTTACGTATCGAAGACACTGATCAGACTCGCTCAACTGAGCAATCAGAGCAAATGATTTTGGACGCCCTACGTTGGGTTGGTCTGGATTGGATCGAGGGTCCAGATATTGGCGGCCCACACGCCCCTTATCGTCAGAGCGAGCGTAGCGATATCTACAAAAAACACGCCGAGATACTCATAGAAAAAGACCATGCGTTCCGCTGTTTTTGTACCAGTGAAGAGTTAGACGCTATGCGTGCTGAGCAAATGGCCAATGGCGAGACTCCTCGTTATGATGGTCGCTGTGCTCATCGTGCACCAGAAAAAACCGAGCAATTGGTAAGCGAGGGCAAACCGCACGTGATTCGTATGCGTGTACCGACCGAAGGCACTTGTCAGGTACAAGACATGCTACGTGGCACCGTTGAGTTCCCTTGGACTCAAGTCGATATGCAAGTACTGCTAAAAACAGACGGCATGCCAACGTATCATCTCGCCAACGTCGTCGATGACCATTTGATGGAAATCACTCATGTGATGCGCGGTGAAGAGTGGTTGAACTCTGCGCCTAAGCATCAACTGCTATATGATTATTTTGGTTGGGAAATGCCGACACTTTGCCATATGCCACTACTGCGTAACCCTGATAAATCAAAACTGTCTAAGCGTAAAAACCCAACCTCTATCACCTACTATCGTGATGCAGGCGTGCTGCCCGAAGCATTATTAAACTATCTTGGTCGTATGGGCTACTCAATGCCCAATGATGCTGAGCAGTTTACGCTAGAAGAAATGATCGCCAGCTTTGATATTCAGCGTGTGTCGCTTGGTGGCCCTATCTTCGATATCGAAAAATTAAACTGGCTCAATGCAGAATGGCTACGTGTGCTTAGCCCTGAAGAATTAAAGAATAAAATCCTTGAGTGGGCCAGCAACAGTGACAAGCTCACCGCTATCGCAGCGGCGATTCAGCCACGTATTGAGCTATTGTCTGATGCGGTTAATTGGGGTGGTTTCTACTTCCAAAACTTACCTGACATCAATGCTGAGAGCTTCACTCATAAATCGCTCACCCCTGAGCAAATTATCGAGATGCTGCAATTAGCGCTTTGGCAATTAGAAGTCTTGCCAACGTGGTCAGAAGAAAATATCTACGCCACGCTAAAAGGCCTTGCTGCTCACCTTGATATCAAGATGCGTGACTTTATGGCGCCGTTCTTTATCGCTATCGCTGGTAGCACCTCATCGACGCCAGTCATGAACTCTATGGCGATTATCGGTGCTGATATGACCTTGACTCGCTTGCGTCATGCAGTTGATGTATTAGGCGGCCTCGGTAAAAAGAAACTGAAAAAACTTGAGAAACAAGCGGCAGAATTGCCAGATTTCTTAGCTGCTACTGAATAA
- the acnA gene encoding aconitate hydratase AcnA, protein MSDIFDVKDTLSVAGKEHAYYSLPKLTETYEHIKTLPFCMKVVLENLLRNEDGGQSVGKNHIEAVANWDAGAEASKEIAFMPARVVLQDFTGVPSVVDLAAMRDAVVELGGKAEQINPFIPSELVVDHSVQVDAYGREDALDLNEKIEFKRNNERYEFLHWGKQAFENFVVVPPATGIVHQVNLEYLARVVMAADVDGELTAYPDTVFGTDSHTTMINGIGVLGWGVGGIEAEAAMLGQPSSMLIPQVVGFELKGKLTEGVTATDLVLRVVEMLRAHGVVGKFVEFYGEGLHSMPLADRATIANMSPEYGATCGIFPIDQMAIDYLRLSGRDEEQIELVEKYAKAQGLWHDADTPAATYSSKLELDLSSVQPALAGPNLPQQRINLSDMHEKFGETLEKMNKDRKVEVHGKIRFDQEGGEQEQAEDLAAEPKIEVDTRDDDLKHAPANSVFSNVSIDDKQHKLRDGSVVIAAITSCTNTSNPAVMIGAGLVAKKAAAKGLKAKPWVKTSLAPGSKVVTDYLEKTNLMDELEKTGFYLVGYGCTTCIGNSGPLPEAIEKGIEENDLVAAAVLSGNRNFEGRIHSHVKASYLASPPLVVAYALAGTVDIDLTTHPLAQDQDGNDVYLKDIWPTSEEINELIANNIDADMFRKNYGEVFDGSAAWNAISSADSQLYPWDEGSTYIKNPPFFDGMTMKPEGIPDIEGARILGLFGDSITTDHISPAGNIDPDSPAGKYLQERGVMEADFNSYGSRRGNDAVMTRGTFANIRIKNAMMGGKEGGYTYYFKDDSATLQDGEEMPIYNAAMKYKEDKRPLVVLGGAEYGSGSSRDWAAKGTILLGVKAVLTSSFERIHRSNLVGMGVLPLTFKDGQNAETYKLDGSEVLSITGLDNGESKTATVTATRADGSSETFEVNVGLQTPKEREYVRHGGVLHYVLRQLASESKEAG, encoded by the coding sequence ATGAGTGATATTTTTGATGTAAAAGACACCCTTTCGGTTGCTGGTAAGGAACATGCCTACTACAGCCTGCCAAAGCTGACCGAAACTTATGAGCATATCAAGACACTACCATTTTGTATGAAAGTGGTATTAGAAAACTTATTGCGTAACGAAGATGGCGGCCAGTCGGTTGGTAAAAACCATATCGAAGCGGTTGCCAACTGGGATGCAGGGGCTGAGGCGTCAAAAGAAATCGCCTTTATGCCAGCGCGTGTGGTATTGCAGGATTTCACTGGTGTACCATCAGTAGTCGATTTGGCTGCGATGCGTGATGCAGTGGTCGAACTTGGCGGTAAGGCTGAGCAGATCAATCCGTTTATCCCTAGTGAGCTGGTCGTCGATCACTCTGTACAGGTCGATGCTTATGGCCGCGAAGATGCGCTAGATTTGAACGAAAAAATTGAATTTAAGCGTAACAATGAGCGCTATGAGTTTTTGCATTGGGGCAAGCAAGCCTTTGAAAACTTTGTCGTAGTACCGCCAGCGACAGGTATCGTGCATCAGGTTAACCTTGAGTATTTAGCCCGTGTTGTGATGGCAGCAGACGTCGATGGCGAGCTGACGGCTTATCCAGATACAGTGTTTGGTACAGACAGCCATACTACGATGATTAATGGTATTGGTGTGCTTGGTTGGGGTGTGGGCGGTATCGAAGCTGAAGCTGCAATGCTAGGTCAACCGTCATCGATGCTGATTCCACAAGTAGTCGGTTTTGAGCTAAAAGGCAAGCTAACTGAAGGCGTCACGGCGACCGATTTGGTATTACGTGTCGTTGAAATGCTGCGTGCACATGGCGTAGTGGGCAAGTTCGTCGAGTTTTATGGCGAAGGCTTACACAGTATGCCGCTAGCGGATCGCGCCACCATTGCCAATATGTCACCAGAGTATGGTGCGACTTGTGGTATTTTCCCAATTGACCAAATGGCGATTGATTACCTGCGTTTATCTGGCCGTGACGAAGAGCAGATTGAGCTGGTTGAAAAGTATGCCAAGGCGCAAGGCTTATGGCACGATGCCGATACACCAGCGGCGACTTATTCTAGTAAACTAGAGCTAGACTTATCTTCAGTACAGCCAGCATTGGCTGGTCCTAACTTGCCACAGCAGCGTATCAATCTGTCTGATATGCATGAAAAATTTGGCGAAACGCTAGAGAAGATGAATAAAGACCGCAAAGTAGAGGTACATGGCAAAATACGTTTCGATCAAGAGGGCGGTGAGCAAGAGCAAGCAGAAGATCTAGCGGCTGAACCAAAGATCGAAGTCGACACAAGAGATGATGATCTCAAGCATGCTCCAGCAAACAGTGTGTTTTCAAATGTTAGTATTGATGACAAGCAGCACAAATTGCGTGATGGCTCAGTCGTAATTGCTGCCATTACCTCTTGTACCAATACCTCAAACCCAGCAGTTATGATCGGTGCAGGTTTGGTTGCCAAAAAAGCGGCTGCAAAAGGCCTTAAAGCCAAACCTTGGGTTAAAACGTCATTGGCTCCTGGCTCTAAAGTTGTCACTGATTACTTAGAAAAAACCAACCTCATGGATGAGCTAGAAAAAACAGGCTTCTATCTTGTGGGTTATGGGTGTACCACCTGTATCGGTAACTCAGGACCACTTCCTGAAGCGATTGAAAAAGGTATTGAAGAGAACGACTTGGTTGCTGCTGCCGTACTGTCAGGTAACCGTAACTTTGAAGGTCGTATCCACTCACATGTGAAGGCCAGTTATTTGGCATCACCGCCGCTAGTAGTTGCCTATGCGTTGGCAGGTACAGTCGATATTGACTTAACAACACATCCACTAGCACAAGATCAAGACGGTAACGATGTCTATCTAAAAGATATCTGGCCGACATCAGAAGAGATCAACGAGCTAATTGCCAATAATATCGATGCTGATATGTTCCGCAAAAACTACGGTGAAGTGTTCGATGGTAGTGCAGCGTGGAACGCCATTAGCTCAGCGGATAGTCAGCTGTATCCGTGGGACGAAGGCTCGACCTATATTAAAAACCCACCGTTCTTTGATGGTATGACCATGAAGCCAGAAGGTATCCCTGATATCGAAGGCGCGCGTATCCTAGGTCTATTTGGTGACTCAATCACCACCGATCATATCTCACCAGCAGGTAATATCGATCCAGACTCACCAGCAGGTAAGTACTTGCAAGAGCGCGGTGTGATGGAAGCAGACTTCAACAGCTATGGTTCACGCCGTGGTAATGATGCAGTCATGACTCGTGGTACCTTTGCCAATATCCGTATCAAAAACGCCATGATGGGCGGTAAAGAAGGTGGCTATACCTATTACTTCAAAGATGACAGCGCTACGCTACAAGATGGCGAAGAAATGCCTATCTATAACGCAGCGATGAAGTATAAAGAAGATAAGCGTCCGCTAGTGGTATTGGGCGGTGCAGAGTATGGTTCTGGTTCGAGCCGTGACTGGGCAGCTAAAGGTACTATCTTGCTAGGTGTAAAAGCAGTGCTAACCAGCTCGTTTGAGCGTATTCACCGTTCAAACCTAGTCGGTATGGGTGTGCTGCCATTGACGTTTAAAGACGGTCAAAATGCAGAGACATATAAACTAGATGGTTCTGAAGTGCTGAGCATCACAGGTCTGGACAATGGCGAGAGTAAAACAGCCACGGTTACGGCTACACGTGCTGACGGATCGAGCGAAACCTTTGAAGTCAATGTCGGTCTACAAACCCCAAAAGAGCGCGAATATGTGCGTCATGGCGGCGTGTTGCATTATGTGCTACGTCAATTGGCAAGCGAAAGTAAAGAAGCTGGCTAG